One stretch of Candidatus Woesearchaeota archaeon DNA includes these proteins:
- the groL gene encoding chaperonin GroEL (60 kDa chaperone family; promotes refolding of misfolded polypeptides especially under stressful conditions; forms two stacked rings of heptamers to form a barrel-shaped 14mer; ends can be capped by GroES; misfolded proteins enter the barrel where they are refolded when GroES binds): MAEAKQIMFDENARQALIRGVDKVANTVKVTLGPKGRNVVLDKSAHPLVTNDGVTIAKEIALKDKFENMGAKLIKEVASKTQDNAGDGTTTATLLTQIMVNEGLKNITSGANPIEVKKGIEKATETVVNFLKEQSVDVSDKEKIQQVATISANNDEVIGKLIADAMEKVGNNGVITVEDGKSMKTELEVVEGMQFDRGFISPYMATDNEKMICEQEEPYILITDKKLSSMKQLVPVLEKVAQEGKPLFIIAEDIEGDAQAAIILNLIRGAIKVCAIKAPGFGDEQKEMLEDIAILTGAKVVSEDKGMKLENFTADWLGSARKIKVDKEKTIIVEGKGEKKHLQARKALIESQVKLADSDFKKTDLKKRLAKLGGGVAVIKVGAVTETELKEKKMRIDDALNATKAAVEEGVIPGGGVTLYRATKSLEELKLENDQKIGVTIVKRALEEPIRQIAKNAGKEGAEVLSRLKQEKDIKVGYNAKKDCYEDLFKAGVIDPTKVVRNALQNSASISAMILTTEALVTEFDEEKDEKTTAIVI; encoded by the coding sequence ATGGCAGAAGCAAAACAAATAATGTTTGATGAAAACGCAAGACAAGCGCTTATTAGAGGGGTTGATAAAGTAGCAAATACTGTAAAAGTCACTCTTGGTCCTAAGGGAAGAAATGTTGTGCTAGATAAATCTGCACATCCTTTAGTAACAAATGATGGAGTAACTATTGCAAAAGAAATAGCACTTAAAGATAAGTTTGAAAATATGGGTGCAAAACTCATCAAAGAAGTAGCATCAAAAACGCAAGATAATGCAGGTGATGGTACAACAACCGCAACCCTACTAACTCAAATCATGGTTAATGAAGGATTAAAAAATATTACTTCAGGAGCAAATCCAATAGAAGTAAAAAAAGGAATTGAGAAAGCAACAGAGACAGTTGTTAACTTCTTAAAAGAACAAAGTGTTGATGTGAGTGATAAAGAAAAAATACAACAAGTTGCAACCATCTCTGCAAATAATGATGAAGTCATTGGAAAACTTATTGCTGATGCAATGGAAAAAGTAGGTAATAACGGAGTCATAACTGTTGAAGATGGCAAAAGCATGAAAACAGAACTTGAAGTTGTTGAAGGCATGCAATTTGATAGAGGATTCATATCACCTTACATGGCAACAGATAATGAAAAAATGATTTGTGAACAAGAAGAACCATACATCTTAATCACAGATAAAAAACTATCTTCAATGAAACAACTCGTACCAGTTCTTGAAAAAGTTGCTCAAGAAGGAAAACCTCTATTCATCATTGCAGAAGATATTGAAGGAGATGCTCAAGCAGCAATCATACTCAACCTTATTAGAGGTGCAATCAAAGTATGTGCTATTAAAGCTCCTGGCTTTGGAGATGAACAAAAAGAAATGCTTGAAGATATAGCAATTTTAACAGGAGCAAAAGTCGTCTCAGAAGATAAAGGGATGAAACTTGAAAACTTCACTGCTGATTGGCTTGGAAGTGCAAGAAAAATAAAAGTAGATAAAGAAAAAACAATCATTGTTGAAGGAAAAGGAGAAAAAAAGCATCTTCAAGCTAGAAAAGCATTAATTGAATCTCAAGTAAAACTAGCAGATTCAGATTTCAAAAAAACAGATCTGAAAAAAAGGCTTGCTAAACTTGGAGGAGGAGTTGCAGTCATTAAAGTAGGTGCTGTAACAGAAACTGAACTCAAAGAAAAAAAGATGAGAATTGATGATGCACTTAACGCTACGAAAGCAGCAGTTGAAGAAGGTGTGATTCCGGGAGGAGGAGTAACTCTTTATAGAGCAACTAAAAGTCTTGAAGAACTAAAACTTGAAAACGACCAAAAGATAGGAGTTACAATTGTAAAGAGAGCTCTTGAAGAACCAATAAGACAAATTGCTAAAAATGCAGGAAAAGAAGGAGCAGAAGTCCTTTCAAGACTAAAACAAGAAAAAGACATAAAAGTAGGATACAATGCGAAAAAAGACTGCTATGAAGACTTATTCAAAGCAGGAGTTATTGATCCAACAAAAGTTGTTCGAAACGCACTACAAAACTCTGCATCAATCTCTGCAATGATTCTAACAACAGAAGCATTGGTAACAGAATTTGATGAAGAAAAAGATGAGAAAACAACTGCGATAGTGATCTAA
- the groES gene encoding co-chaperone GroES codes for MNIKPMGERVLIKQHKKEEKTAGGIYIPDSAKEERKEGVVVAVGQYKDGKELPLKEGDKVLYGGYSSEDIEINGEKHIFIDFKDVLAKIE; via the coding sequence ATGAACATAAAACCAATGGGTGAACGAGTGCTTATCAAACAGCACAAAAAAGAAGAAAAGACTGCTGGCGGTATCTACATACCTGACTCTGCTAAAGAAGAAAGAAAAGAAGGAGTTGTCGTAGCAGTTGGACAGTACAAAGACGGAAAAGAGCTTCCACTAAAAGAAGGAGACAAAGTTCTTTACGGTGGTTACAGCTCAGAAGATATCGAAATAAATGGAGAAAAGCACATTTTCATCGATTTCAAAGACGTGCTTGCAAAAATAGAGTGA
- a CDS encoding Hsp20/alpha crystallin family protein — MQRRYSIWDEMRRMQEQMDSIFSNFFDTEPLIGNNFLLEDGSGKNKGLVSSNYKAPVSDLYETDKEVIAEVDMPGVDKKDIKVNVTEDAIEIKAEKKNELKEEDKKKGMYRLERSFAGFYRSFALPNSVDPDKANAEYKDGVLKITVPKLKIEEKKKKLLQIK, encoded by the coding sequence ATGCAAAGAAGATATTCAATTTGGGATGAAATGAGAAGAATGCAAGAACAAATGGACTCAATATTTAGCAATTTTTTCGACACTGAACCATTAATCGGAAACAATTTTTTACTAGAAGATGGGTCTGGGAAAAACAAAGGATTAGTATCAAGTAACTATAAAGCACCAGTATCTGATCTATATGAAACAGATAAAGAAGTTATTGCAGAAGTAGACATGCCCGGCGTTGATAAAAAAGATATTAAAGTAAACGTTACGGAAGATGCTATTGAAATTAAAGCAGAAAAGAAAAATGAGCTTAAAGAAGAAGATAAGAAAAAAGGCATGTATAGACTCGAAAGAAGCTTTGCAGGATTTTACAGAAGCTTTGCACTGCCAAATAGTGTAGACCCCGACAAAGCAAATGCGGAGTACAAAGACGGAGTCCTAAAAATAACAGTTCCAAAATTGAAAATTGAAGAGAAGAAAAAGAAACTCCTACAAATTAAATAG
- a CDS encoding winged helix-turn-helix transcriptional regulator produces MSQQIILRNLQRPKDIDVTEDIEWLGNSFGFSAGRDTEKVTAQILKNVLQEVALEGSTSTEKIAEDLDLSSQRVNYHLRTLMDAGFLFREKRLIFVRQGSVKSAVEEMRRDANRIFDNLSKIGEEIDEALGFRNRQS; encoded by the coding sequence ATGTCTCAACAAATCATACTAAGAAATTTGCAAAGACCAAAAGATATCGATGTAACTGAAGATATTGAATGGCTTGGAAATAGCTTTGGCTTTAGTGCAGGAAGAGATACAGAGAAAGTAACTGCTCAAATTTTAAAGAACGTGCTTCAAGAGGTTGCACTCGAGGGGTCAACTTCAACAGAAAAGATAGCTGAAGACCTTGATCTATCCAGCCAAAGAGTAAATTATCATTTAAGAACTCTGATGGATGCGGGATTTTTATTTAGGGAAAAAAGACTTATTTTTGTAAGACAAGGAAGTGTAAAGTCAGCTGTTGAAGAAATGAGACGTGATGCAAACAGAATCTTTGACAATCTTTCAAAAATAGGAGAAGAAATAGATGAAGCACTTGGCTTTAGAAACCGACAAAGCTAA
- a CDS encoding MoxR family ATPase, with protein MNKEIQELNEKAKKYSEKLQKVHSEISKVIVGQDKIIEKLLIALISNGHVLIEGVPGLAKTLMIKTLSECLDSDFARLQFTPDLLPADITGTKIYDHKNGTFKTVQGPIFTNFILADEINRAPPKVQSALLEAMQEKQVSIQGETIILPKPFMVLATQNPIESEGTYKLPEAQIDRFMFKLLIDYPDINGEEEIIERFTEGIKISISKNLTAKQILEMQEFNQKIYADKKIKRYVAELVDATRHPEKYGLDLNGSIEYGASPRASLWLILAAKAHAILKGRGYVKPEDVKSIAYDVLRHRVLLTYEAEAEENTSDEIITHILDKVKVP; from the coding sequence TTGAATAAGGAAATACAGGAGTTAAATGAAAAGGCAAAAAAATACTCGGAAAAATTACAAAAGGTCCATTCTGAAATAAGTAAAGTAATTGTTGGACAAGATAAAATCATAGAGAAATTACTTATTGCATTAATTTCTAACGGTCATGTTCTTATTGAGGGAGTGCCTGGTCTTGCTAAGACTTTAATGATTAAAACTTTATCTGAATGTCTTGATAGCGATTTTGCAAGATTACAATTTACACCAGATCTTCTTCCAGCAGATATAACTGGAACAAAAATTTATGATCACAAAAACGGAACATTCAAAACAGTACAAGGACCAATATTTACAAACTTCATTTTAGCTGATGAAATTAATAGAGCCCCGCCAAAAGTTCAATCAGCACTTCTTGAAGCAATGCAAGAAAAACAAGTAAGTATTCAAGGAGAAACAATAATTCTGCCAAAACCGTTTATGGTGTTAGCAACTCAAAACCCTATAGAAAGTGAGGGAACATACAAATTACCAGAGGCACAAATAGATCGTTTTATGTTTAAACTATTAATTGATTATCCCGATATTAATGGTGAAGAAGAAATAATTGAACGATTTACAGAAGGTATTAAAATAAGCATTTCTAAAAATTTAACTGCTAAACAAATACTCGAAATGCAAGAATTCAATCAAAAAATATATGCAGATAAAAAAATTAAACGATACGTAGCAGAACTTGTAGATGCAACAAGACATCCAGAAAAATACGGACTTGACTTAAACGGAAGTATAGAGTATGGCGCTTCGCCAAGAGCCTCGCTTTGGCTCATATTAGCTGCTAAAGCTCATGCAATTTTGAAAGGAAGAGGGTATGTAAAGCCTGAAGATGTAAAATCAATTGCGTATGATGTTTTAAGACACAGAGTTCTTTTAACATATGAAGCTGAAGCAGAAGAAAATACGAGTGATGAAATAATAACGCACATACTTGATAAAGTAAAAGTTCCATAA
- a CDS encoding DUF58 domain-containing protein: MLQTKEVIAQVKKIEIATKHLVDGLMAGNYHSIFKGQGIEFSEIRDYRPGDDIRAIDWKVTARFNHPFIKEFIEERDLRVFFAFDFSASGNFGNIVEKRRKAIEMTATLMFSALRNNDNVGLFVFTDGVEKYIPARKGRRHVLKLISSLVTHEPQSKATNIKKSLSYITNVIKKRSILFIISDFYSEDFAGALTALRNRHDVIAIKVGDNRESELPDIGLIQLEDEETGEQILLDTSDKEFRENYTKVMKTQNNKLEVLFKKHKIDTVEVTTDEAYEIPLRKFFRTRQKKVIS; the protein is encoded by the coding sequence ATGCTTCAGACAAAAGAGGTAATTGCACAAGTAAAAAAAATAGAGATTGCAACCAAACATTTAGTTGATGGTTTAATGGCTGGCAATTACCACTCCATCTTTAAAGGACAAGGAATAGAATTTTCTGAAATAAGAGATTATCGACCAGGAGATGATATAAGAGCAATTGACTGGAAAGTAACTGCAAGATTTAATCATCCATTTATTAAAGAATTTATTGAAGAAAGGGATTTAAGAGTTTTTTTTGCATTTGATTTTTCTGCTTCTGGAAACTTTGGGAACATTGTAGAAAAGAGAAGAAAAGCAATAGAAATGACTGCCACACTCATGTTTTCAGCATTAAGAAACAATGACAATGTCGGTTTGTTCGTATTTACTGATGGTGTTGAAAAATATATTCCTGCAAGAAAAGGCAGAAGACACGTTCTAAAACTTATCAGTAGTTTAGTAACTCATGAACCTCAATCAAAAGCGACTAATATTAAAAAATCTTTATCTTACATTACTAATGTAATAAAGAAAAGAAGCATCTTATTTATCATATCCGATTTTTATTCTGAAGATTTTGCAGGAGCCTTAACTGCTCTAAGAAATAGGCATGATGTTATTGCAATAAAAGTAGGAGATAATAGAGAATCTGAGCTTCCCGATATTGGACTTATTCAATTGGAAGATGAAGAAACAGGAGAGCAAATTCTTTTGGATACTTCAGATAAAGAATTTAGAGAAAATTATACTAAAGTTATGAAAACACAAAACAATAAACTTGAAGTTCTTTTCAAAAAACATAAAATAGATACAGTAGAAGTAACAACTGATGAAGCTTATGAAATACCTTTACGTAAATTCTTTAGAACAAGACAAAAAAAGGTGATATCATAA
- a CDS encoding VWA domain-containing protein, translating into MAGFESPWVLVFLFFIPLLFYVYKRIIDKKKKDAIKFSNIGFIKSALGDKKKSKRNDVLFYIALLVLVFMIIGFANPHIPLKQAREGVNVVLVLDVSGSMQATDYKPNRLEAMKSSAELLIKDLEEKDHIGIITFESGATTAAYLSPYKEKAIQKLRSISLREGRTAIGDGLAMGVDMATSIPNKKKVIILLSDGVNNAGVISPEEAILFARNNNIQVHTIGMGSAGEVILGYDWFGRPQYAEFDAATLKKIAEETGGKYFESVDEKTLNNIYDNLNDEIKREKEETNIKDWFFIASMITFLTYLYLRYGGKRIIQ; encoded by the coding sequence ATGGCAGGATTTGAATCACCTTGGGTATTAGTATTTTTGTTTTTTATTCCCTTGTTGTTTTATGTTTATAAGAGAATTATTGATAAAAAGAAAAAAGATGCTATAAAATTTAGTAATATTGGGTTTATTAAATCTGCCCTTGGAGATAAAAAGAAATCAAAAAGAAATGATGTATTATTTTATATCGCACTTTTGGTTTTAGTGTTTATGATTATTGGCTTTGCCAATCCTCACATCCCCTTAAAACAAGCAAGAGAAGGGGTCAATGTAGTTTTAGTTCTTGATGTGTCTGGAAGTATGCAGGCAACAGATTATAAACCAAATAGACTTGAAGCTATGAAAAGTTCTGCAGAACTACTCATAAAAGACCTTGAAGAAAAAGATCATATAGGAATCATCACATTTGAATCAGGTGCAACGACTGCTGCTTATTTAAGTCCATATAAAGAAAAAGCAATTCAAAAACTTAGAAGTATAAGTCTGCGAGAAGGAAGAACTGCGATAGGGGATGGACTTGCAATGGGGGTTGACATGGCAACTTCAATACCAAACAAGAAAAAAGTAATTATTTTATTAAGCGATGGAGTTAATAATGCAGGAGTAATAAGTCCAGAAGAAGCAATTTTATTTGCACGAAATAATAATATTCAAGTTCATACTATAGGTATGGGTTCAGCTGGAGAAGTAATTCTTGGTTATGATTGGTTTGGAAGACCACAATATGCAGAATTTGATGCCGCGACATTAAAAAAGATTGCTGAAGAAACCGGAGGCAAATATTTTGAATCAGTTGATGAAAAAACACTAAATAATATTTATGATAATTTAAATGATGAAATAAAAAGAGAAAAAGAAGAAACTAACATAAAAGATTGGTTCTTTATTGCATCAATGATAACTTTTTTGACATATTTATATTTACGATATGGGGGAAAGAGGATAATACAATGA
- a CDS encoding DUF4175 domain-containing protein produces the protein MNRKIVFIIVLFMLATPLVSAKDITISLDQSEYYFTIGEDAIINLQSENTYKEQINGMLSYTITQSINQGNFQYSSSNTKSTSFSVDKGETQIPISFGTSDTPMTLAITLQFSYTKDELRIVNLDNIKIHFVSDESQKNNQQNQVSSSSQVASESTQQQNDPFAQQEQRMQQMIDQMFGNQQQQQPQSAQQKLQNNQLSQDSSALKQQMEKQIQEQQQMKEEFQKSLAQNQEFQKEHQELLNQGYNLTNANFNPSSNNTGNFELEYQKPNGEEATLQGQMNNGEIQNIQKYTAELRQQMMDKLQENKQFQEYQKQLQEQGYLQQDMHFTQEQNKTNVQLNYMNQNNETASITAEIVNNTVQNVELQNGEKEKKNYWWVLPVIILLALVGYFAYKKLHQKPEPESVIKKKIEKPYDYKKESLKLLEKSKKEFAFKKYKDAYGTAGQALRLYLSYENKLNKEITNDELIDYLKQNKKSHKEIKECFDLCSLVEFAKYEANKKDFERIIDIATNIIA, from the coding sequence ATGAATCGAAAAATCGTGTTTATTATCGTACTTTTTATGCTAGCAACTCCTTTGGTGTCTGCTAAAGATATAACTATTTCATTAGATCAATCAGAATACTATTTTACAATCGGTGAAGATGCAATAATTAATTTGCAATCAGAGAACACTTACAAAGAACAAATAAATGGCATGTTAAGTTATACAATAACCCAATCGATAAATCAAGGTAATTTTCAATACTCCAGCTCAAACACGAAATCAACCTCTTTTTCAGTTGATAAAGGAGAAACACAAATACCCATTAGTTTTGGAACTTCAGATACTCCAATGACTTTAGCTATTACATTACAGTTTTCATATACTAAAGATGAATTAAGAATTGTAAATTTAGACAATATCAAAATACACTTTGTAAGTGATGAATCACAAAAAAATAATCAACAAAACCAAGTAAGTAGTTCTTCTCAAGTTGCATCTGAATCTACTCAACAACAAAATGATCCTTTTGCACAACAAGAACAAAGAATGCAACAAATGATTGATCAAATGTTTGGCAACCAGCAACAGCAACAACCACAAAGTGCACAGCAAAAACTGCAAAACAATCAATTATCACAGGATAGTTCTGCTCTCAAACAACAGATGGAAAAACAGATTCAAGAACAACAACAAATGAAAGAGGAATTTCAAAAATCATTAGCACAAAACCAGGAATTTCAAAAAGAACACCAAGAATTATTAAATCAAGGATATAATCTAACTAATGCTAATTTTAATCCTTCCTCCAATAACACAGGCAATTTTGAGTTAGAATATCAAAAACCTAATGGAGAAGAAGCAACTCTGCAAGGTCAAATGAATAATGGAGAGATACAAAACATCCAAAAATATACGGCGGAATTAAGACAACAAATGATGGATAAACTTCAAGAAAATAAGCAATTCCAAGAATATCAAAAACAGCTTCAAGAACAAGGTTATTTACAGCAAGATATGCATTTTACACAAGAACAAAACAAAACAAACGTACAACTAAACTATATGAATCAAAATAATGAGACAGCAAGCATAACAGCAGAGATAGTGAATAATACAGTTCAAAATGTAGAATTACAAAATGGAGAAAAAGAAAAGAAAAATTATTGGTGGGTTCTACCAGTTATTATTCTCCTTGCATTAGTAGGATATTTTGCATACAAAAAACTTCATCAAAAACCCGAACCAGAGTCTGTTATTAAAAAGAAAATCGAAAAGCCATATGACTACAAGAAAGAAAGTTTAAAGTTACTTGAAAAATCTAAAAAAGAATTTGCTTTTAAAAAATATAAAGACGCTTACGGAACGGCAGGGCAAGCATTAAGACTATATTTAAGCTATGAAAACAAGCTCAACAAAGAAATAACTAATGATGAACTAATAGATTATTTAAAACAAAATAAAAAGAGCCATAAAGAAATTAAAGAATGTTTTGATCTGTGTTCATTAGTGGAATTTGCAAAATATGAAGCTAATAAGAAAGATTTTGAGAGAATTATAGATATCGCAACTAATATTATTGCATAA
- a CDS encoding nucleotidyltransferase domain-containing protein: MNLLRNRSKMTSLDLLLTGASSFVTSEFGFDIKKSKLKPYSFENWQEFCQTNNFDMNSSGIYVPASFSAYVRTDSSFLTSNIFHELYGHGLFVEHSQIGKKLTELIQNNGDEKSFMFDKINSQEQMFGIAKHNIHNYEGFAVWLEALLCQETENSKVWISKKNGLRGDYAQLFEFFEDAESRLSRFGLISQMGFPKHYDENKVLDVVKKLYGSNFGNVDFVVLYGSQKPESDIDLCIVSSNSSNQYFNGWLDIAELNREDFQNRRDNLDIALTDAMFSGKLIFGDENTFNQYKKTILEKPISQKIIEYNKRKSNLQKEYLSSYQNNNRMKKLCLSYIQSFSQNAEQLSLGNKPLTLTNLKQIYEK, from the coding sequence TCAAAAATGACCTCTCTTGATTTATTATTAACTGGTGCTTCTTCTTTTGTTACTTCTGAGTTTGGTTTTGATATTAAAAAATCGAAACTTAAACCTTATTCTTTTGAAAATTGGCAAGAGTTTTGTCAAACTAATAATTTTGATATGAATAGTTCTGGGATTTATGTTCCTGCTTCATTTTCTGCTTATGTTAGAACTGATAGTTCTTTTTTGACTAGTAATATTTTTCATGAATTGTATGGTCATGGTTTATTTGTTGAACACTCCCAGATTGGAAAAAAACTTACTGAACTAATTCAGAATAATGGTGATGAAAAAAGTTTTATGTTTGATAAAATTAACTCGCAAGAACAAATGTTTGGTATTGCTAAACATAATATTCACAATTATGAGGGTTTTGCTGTTTGGCTTGAAGCTTTACTTTGCCAAGAAACTGAAAATTCTAAAGTATGGATTTCTAAAAAGAATGGTTTAAGAGGGGATTATGCACAACTTTTTGAATTCTTCGAAGATGCTGAAAGTCGGCTTTCAAGATTTGGTTTAATTTCTCAGATGGGTTTTCCTAAACATTACGATGAAAATAAAGTTTTAGATGTTGTTAAAAAATTATATGGTTCTAATTTTGGTAATGTTGATTTTGTTGTTCTTTATGGTTCTCAAAAACCTGAAAGTGATATTGATTTATGTATCGTTTCAAGTAATTCTTCAAATCAATATTTTAATGGATGGCTCGATATTGCGGAATTAAACAGAGAAGATTTTCAAAATCGAAGAGATAATTTAGATATTGCTCTTACTGATGCGATGTTTTCTGGAAAATTAATCTTTGGAGATGAAAATACTTTCAACCAATACAAAAAAACTATTTTAGAAAAACCAATTTCACAAAAGATAATCGAATATAATAAACGAAAATCTAATCTTCAAAAAGAATATTTATCAAGTTATCAAAATAATAATAGAATGAAAAAATTATGCTTATCATACATACAAAGTTTCTCTCAAAACGCGGAGCAATTAAGTTTAGGAAATAAACCTTTAACATTAACTAATCTTAAACAAATATATGAAAAATAG